The nucleotide sequence TAGCGCATCTTCGGATCGTGGAGCTCTCCAAACCTCAGAGAGTCCATACAGGCAACCGGACGAGCTCCCATTGTAAAGACGTCCCTCAAAATCCCCCCAACTCCAGTTGCAGCCCCGTGGAAGGGCTCAATGTAGGAGGGGTGGTTGTGGGACTCAACCTTGAAGGCTGCACATATCTCCTTCTCCTCGTCAACCATTATTATTCCGGCATTTTCACCGGGACCCTGAACAACCCAGGGAGCTTTAGTCGGGAACTTCTTTAAGTGAGGCCTTGAAGACTTATAAGAGCAGTGTTCAGACCACATTGCAGAGAAAATCCCAAGCTCAACCAGGTTTGGCTCCCTTCCAAGGAGCTCCTTTATCCTCTGGTACTCCTCCCAAGTTACGTGGCTCTCTATAACCTTTCTATCCATTGCTTCTCCTCTTAATTCAGAATGTAGGTAAATTATAGCGTTGATATAAGGCTTTGGAAAACTTAAATTTCAAGCAGTAGAAAAAAATACCCAAAGGAGGGAGAAGATGGCAGTAGTCGGATTTGCCAAACTAGAAGCCCTTATGAGGAAAGCGGCAGGCCTTGATATTGATAAGAACAAGGCCAAGGAAATTACAGACATCGTAGAGAAGAAACTCTACGACCTCCTCCTCATAGGAGAGAGAAACGCAAAGTTCAACGGCAGAGAGGTAATTTGGGAGTGTGACGTTCCACTTACAAAGGGCTTCCTTGAGTCAATCCAGAAGTTTAAGGCCCTTGAAGAGGAGCTCCCACTCCAGGACATCCTTGACTTCCTCGCAACAAAACCTCCTCTAAAGTACCCACTTGAGGCAGAGCTTGAGAAGAAACTCCCTGAAATTGTCGGAACTCTCCTCTACATCCTTGCTAGGATTATGAAGGAAGTTGACCCAGCCGTAAGGAAGCCTTCAAGTGAGGACATTGAAAGGGCTGGAAGAATACTTGACCTCACAATGTAAAAAACTGGGGCCCCTGGGCCCCTAAAACCACAAGGAGTAGTTAAGTTGGAAAAGCCCACCCTTCAGATGACCCTTAGGGAGTGTCTGGAGAAGTTCCCCCAACTGAAAGAGAAGCTTTACAGCCTAATAGAAGAGTGTGTCTACTGTGAAGGTTTCAAAGACGAGCCCTTAGAAGAGGTATTTAAAGCCCACAGACTTAACCCTGAAAA is from Thermovibrio guaymasensis and encodes:
- a CDS encoding DUF1931 family protein is translated as MAVVGFAKLEALMRKAAGLDIDKNKAKEITDIVEKKLYDLLLIGERNAKFNGREVIWECDVPLTKGFLESIQKFKALEEELPLQDILDFLATKPPLKYPLEAELEKKLPEIVGTLLYILARIMKEVDPAVRKPSSEDIERAGRILDLTM